A stretch of the Simiduia curdlanivorans genome encodes the following:
- a CDS encoding type II toxin-antitoxin system CcdA family antitoxin — translation MDPLYDTEAPKKPTNLSVNSDLLAKTRALNINLSATLEQALKHQLAQAEATKWAKKNKAAIKAYNSFVEENGCFADEYRAF, via the coding sequence ATGGACCCCCTGTACGATACCGAAGCCCCCAAAAAGCCAACAAACCTCAGTGTAAACAGCGACTTGCTGGCAAAAACGCGCGCCTTAAACATAAACCTTTCAGCCACATTAGAACAAGCCTTAAAGCATCAGTTGGCTCAAGCCGAAGCCACAAAATGGGCAAAAAAGAACAAAGCGGCCATTAAAGCCTACAACTCCTTCGTAGAGGAGAATGGCTGCTTTGCTGACGAATACAGGGCTTTTTAA
- a CDS encoding ABC transporter permease, whose product MLHIKPIVSTLLRSKSGPLLLLIQIVLSVTIVANASFIISERLSLMARESGIAESEVFDFNVYNFDKSVAFGKQNQRDVETLRALPGVIDAVSTSMTPLSGGGWMTSFTMGDDEATAKDTEGAAAYYGDEHMISTLGLKLIAGRNFYEEEVFSGSPDLANRAIVSAAFAKATWGEESALGQHIYMGEFGQQPVEIIGVVEHLQGAWVDSNNLNNSIILNVELEFPFTKFLVRAQPSAIAQLKESIPLALHKDNRNRVVRGFTTISEHRTKVYRNHELMATVLSLMVVLLLLITSLGLAGMVMFNIQRRTKQIGTRRALGARKRDIVSFFLVENYIICLVGGVLGVLLAFQLGQQLMKLYDLPMLAPVYPVATLAGLFIVTTLAVILPARIAANISPSIATRSV is encoded by the coding sequence ATGCTACATATTAAACCGATCGTTAGTACCTTGTTGCGCAGTAAAAGTGGTCCTTTGTTATTGCTTATTCAAATTGTGCTCTCGGTGACCATTGTTGCCAATGCGAGCTTTATTATCAGCGAGCGGCTGTCGTTGATGGCGCGGGAATCGGGTATTGCCGAGTCTGAGGTGTTTGATTTCAATGTTTACAATTTTGATAAAAGCGTAGCGTTCGGCAAACAAAACCAGCGCGACGTAGAAACGCTTCGCGCGCTGCCTGGTGTCATCGATGCTGTTAGTACCAGCATGACGCCGCTCAGCGGTGGTGGTTGGATGACGTCGTTTACGATGGGCGACGATGAGGCCACGGCCAAAGATACCGAGGGAGCCGCCGCCTATTACGGCGATGAGCATATGATTTCCACACTGGGCTTGAAATTGATTGCGGGGCGAAATTTCTATGAAGAAGAGGTTTTTTCCGGTAGTCCAGATCTTGCCAACCGCGCTATTGTCAGCGCTGCATTTGCCAAGGCCACATGGGGTGAGGAAAGTGCACTCGGGCAACATATTTATATGGGCGAGTTCGGTCAGCAACCGGTCGAGATTATTGGCGTGGTTGAGCACCTGCAAGGAGCCTGGGTTGACAGTAATAATTTGAATAACAGCATTATCTTGAACGTAGAGTTGGAATTTCCATTTACCAAGTTTTTGGTGCGTGCACAGCCAAGTGCCATAGCTCAACTTAAGGAAAGCATTCCCCTGGCCTTGCATAAGGATAATCGCAATCGCGTTGTTCGCGGCTTTACCACCATCAGCGAGCACCGCACCAAGGTGTATCGCAATCACGAGTTGATGGCGACTGTGCTTTCCCTCATGGTGGTTCTGTTGTTGCTGATTACGTCTTTGGGTTTGGCTGGCATGGTGATGTTCAATATTCAGCGACGCACCAAGCAAATCGGCACCCGTAGAGCATTGGGTGCGCGCAAGCGCGATATCGTCAGTTTCTTTCTGGTGGAAAACTATATCATCTGCTTGGTGGGTGGGGTTTTGGGCGTATTGCTTGCGTTTCAGCTCGGGCAGCAGTTAATGAAGCTTTATGATCTGCCCATGTTAGCTCCCGTGTACCCAGTGGCTACACTTGCAGGTCTCTTTATCGTTACCACCTTGGCGGTTATATTGCCGGCCCGAATTGCAGCGAATATTTCGCCTTCTATTGCAACCCGTAGCGTTTAA
- a CDS encoding ABC transporter permease, with the protein MFFYYLDLGWRSIKRTPFLSTLMVLAISIGIGITITTLNVYQMASINPAGERSSELFEVRLMSQANDTWEKINEQITYQDAFNLRSSEVPTRQTAMFASGAAVQTDDPEFVPLLEKIRVADSSFFSLFSVAFLYGGTWDADVDVNPRHQLVISETLNLKLFEGKNSVGNTLYLDRKPYQIVGVTKTWNPSPKYYDVNNGAFDESENIFVPFSLAPIEEYQSWGNNQSWKNESINTYAERLQSEMHWVQYWVELNSPAQIEDYKQWLARYVEQQKLIGRFERDDARGEISDVAEWLDINKVVPEDNKILVGLSVLFLLVCLVNMLGLLLAKFLKRASEVGVRRAIGASRGQIFSQHMIEVGLIGLGGGVLGLLWAWAALSTLSARFELEASLTQLDYSMWFVAPAIAVTASLVAGIYPAWRICTTNPSVYLKSQ; encoded by the coding sequence ATGTTTTTCTATTACTTAGATTTAGGCTGGCGCAGTATCAAGCGCACCCCGTTTTTGTCGACCTTGATGGTGTTAGCTATTTCCATCGGAATCGGCATTACTATCACCACGCTCAACGTTTATCAGATGGCCTCTATCAACCCGGCGGGCGAGCGTTCAAGCGAACTGTTTGAGGTTCGGTTGATGAGTCAGGCCAACGACACCTGGGAAAAAATAAACGAACAAATCACCTACCAAGACGCATTTAACTTGCGCAGCAGCGAGGTGCCAACGCGGCAGACGGCAATGTTTGCTTCGGGCGCCGCCGTGCAAACGGACGATCCTGAGTTTGTGCCCCTATTGGAGAAGATTCGGGTGGCTGATAGCAGTTTCTTCAGCTTATTTTCCGTTGCTTTTTTGTATGGCGGCACTTGGGATGCAGACGTGGATGTTAACCCTAGGCATCAGCTAGTGATCAGTGAAACCCTTAACCTAAAACTGTTTGAGGGTAAGAATAGTGTTGGCAATACCTTGTACCTAGATCGCAAACCCTATCAAATTGTAGGTGTAACAAAAACGTGGAACCCAAGCCCAAAGTATTACGATGTTAATAATGGTGCGTTTGACGAGTCGGAAAATATTTTTGTGCCCTTTTCCTTGGCACCGATAGAGGAGTACCAGAGTTGGGGCAATAACCAAAGCTGGAAAAATGAGAGTATTAATACTTACGCGGAACGGCTGCAATCTGAAATGCATTGGGTTCAGTATTGGGTGGAGCTCAATAGCCCGGCGCAAATTGAAGATTACAAACAGTGGCTCGCGCGATATGTTGAGCAGCAGAAGCTCATAGGCCGCTTTGAGAGAGACGATGCCCGTGGCGAAATTTCCGATGTGGCTGAGTGGCTAGATATTAATAAAGTAGTGCCGGAAGATAACAAAATCCTGGTTGGCTTGAGTGTTTTGTTTCTGCTGGTGTGCTTGGTGAATATGCTCGGCCTGTTGTTAGCCAAGTTCCTCAAGCGCGCGTCTGAGGTTGGGGTGAGGCGTGCTATAGGTGCTAGCCGCGGACAAATATTTTCCCAGCATATGATTGAAGTTGGCTTGATTGGCTTGGGCGGCGGCGTGCTTGGCCTGCTCTGGGCTTGGGCTGCATTATCTACCTTGTCTGCCCGCTTCGAGCTGGAAGCATCTCTTACACAGCTAGATTACAGTATGTGGTTTGTCGCCCCCGCTATTGCGGTAACCGCGTCGCTGGTAGCCGGTATTTACCCAGCTTGGCGCATTTGCACAACCAACCCCAGTGTTTATTTGAAGAGCCAATAA
- a CDS encoding efflux RND transporter periplasmic adaptor subunit, translated as MIKDTSAQDTVLAPPLVRKLKLPLLLGGAGLLVTALVWASFGGDGASVSVNGDELQMATLKIGTLTRDIATTGKIVAANAPILYATEEGTVTLLSQPGDKVEKGAVLASIESPKLASNLQQQQAVLEGLQSSLERARLDARRDQLQANKALDMAGVDLAAADRESRRGDQLIENGLISKIDYEKAKDDLHKAQLMFAHAEKETNLTKDTLTFEIKNKMLEVNRQALVVTELQRQVEALQIKAPVEGIIGNWLIEQKARISAGQPVLTVVDLSAFEAELAVSESYADELGLGMDVELSFGDLTVIGQIASISPEVRNREVTARVRFEQNQGLKLRQNQRLSARVLLENRTNVLMVKRGAFLGSGGAQLAYVVKGDLAEKIPVKLGARSMSDVEVLDGGKAGDVWVISSFEALQNAEQVRVR; from the coding sequence ATGATTAAGGATACCAGTGCCCAAGACACCGTATTAGCACCGCCGCTAGTGCGCAAATTGAAGCTGCCTTTGTTGTTGGGCGGGGCTGGGTTATTGGTGACGGCCTTGGTTTGGGCCAGCTTTGGTGGCGACGGCGCCAGTGTGTCGGTCAATGGCGATGAGCTACAAATGGCAACGCTAAAAATAGGCACCTTGACCCGCGATATTGCCACCACCGGAAAAATTGTTGCGGCTAACGCGCCCATTCTTTATGCCACCGAGGAGGGCACAGTCACGTTGCTTAGCCAACCCGGCGATAAAGTTGAAAAAGGCGCGGTGTTGGCGAGCATCGAAAGCCCGAAGCTTGCCAGCAATCTGCAGCAACAGCAGGCGGTATTAGAAGGTTTGCAGAGTAGTTTGGAGCGCGCGCGCTTGGATGCACGGCGCGATCAATTGCAGGCCAATAAAGCACTCGATATGGCCGGCGTTGATCTCGCCGCGGCAGACCGCGAGAGCCGGCGCGGCGATCAGCTGATTGAGAATGGTTTAATCAGCAAGATTGATTATGAAAAAGCCAAAGACGATCTTCATAAAGCACAGCTGATGTTTGCCCATGCCGAAAAGGAAACCAATTTAACCAAAGACACACTCACGTTTGAAATAAAAAACAAAATGCTTGAGGTTAATCGCCAGGCGTTAGTAGTAACGGAGTTGCAGCGCCAAGTTGAAGCCCTGCAAATAAAGGCGCCGGTAGAAGGTATTATTGGCAATTGGTTGATCGAGCAAAAAGCCAGAATCAGCGCCGGCCAGCCGGTATTAACGGTGGTAGATTTGAGCGCCTTTGAGGCTGAGCTTGCGGTATCTGAATCCTATGCCGACGAGTTGGGTTTGGGTATGGATGTTGAGCTCAGTTTTGGCGATCTGACCGTGATTGGTCAAATAGCCTCCATTTCGCCCGAGGTTCGCAATCGCGAAGTGACGGCCCGCGTGCGGTTTGAGCAAAATCAAGGTCTAAAACTGCGGCAAAATCAGCGCCTTTCTGCCCGCGTTCTATTGGAAAACCGGACCAATGTTTTGATGGTGAAGCGCGGTGCGTTCCTCGGCAGCGGTGGTGCGCAATTGGCCTATGTTGTGAAGGGTGATCTGGCAGAAAAAATTCCGGTAAAACTAGGTGCGCGCAGCATGAGCGATGTGGAAGTGCTGGATGGCGGCAAAGCCGGCGATGTTTGGGTGATATCCAGTTTTGAAGCGCTGCAGAATGCGGAGCAAGTGAGGGTGCGGTAA
- a CDS encoding CcdB family protein, with amino-acid sequence MAQFDVYPNPSKQSKKHYPYLLDIQSPYISEIATRIVIPLGNAASFKNEAMTYLTPEVSFEDEQLLLLTPQISSIPVNILGNPVGSLSHFREQIINALDFAITGI; translated from the coding sequence ATGGCTCAATTTGACGTATACCCTAACCCCAGCAAGCAGAGCAAAAAGCACTACCCGTACCTGCTTGATATTCAAAGCCCCTACATTTCGGAAATTGCAACTCGGATAGTTATTCCCTTGGGGAATGCTGCTTCATTTAAAAATGAGGCAATGACATACCTTACACCAGAAGTTTCCTTTGAAGACGAACAGCTTCTTCTATTAACACCACAAATTTCTTCCATTCCAGTAAATATCTTAGGCAATCCCGTTGGCTCTCTTTCGCATTTTAGAGAACAAATTATCAATGCCTTGGACTTCGCAATTACGGGCATTTAA
- a CDS encoding transposase, whose protein sequence is MKHKVDSDRGRKDYARRMWTIEPVFGNITSNKGINKLTLRGKAKLSCQWAICCMIHNIEKLWRYGDLATYAK, encoded by the coding sequence ATGAAGCATAAGGTGGATAGCGACCGAGGTCGAAAGGATTACGCACGGCGCATGTGGACGATCGAACCTGTGTTTGGAAATATCACGAGCAATAAGGGAATCAATAAGCTGACGCTACGAGGTAAGGCCAAATTATCGTGCCAGTGGGCGATATGCTGCATGATCCACAACATCGAGAAACTATGGCGGTACGGGGATTTGGCAACATACGCCAAATAG
- a CDS encoding methyl-accepting chemotaxis protein, whose protein sequence is MLNLSVRTKLILLILLPLIVTFTLALFAQAQLKAVGNASQQIAKQRLMPLWQLSQLSQMYTNGVIDTAHKARAQMLLWSEAEMKIKTSRTDIQRAWATYLGNTLSAEETDILRRAEPSIKTADLTIAKLEQLISDQSSYELGNYIDLEMYSGLEPLLNNLDQLILIQGELGAKAAENALLMSNQASATFFSWVAGLALLLLIAGFWVFRSIRRPMTQLLTTITKIERDKDLTLRTHIADGNEFGDMGRRFDRMMTTIGRLVNDIQTVGDQLSGAAGTLLDTNQNSGQRINQQQLEIDHVSESTQALNASASVVLEQVQETETATDAADKVAGKGAFIIKDAITAITELSNTVTLAAASIQTLQVDSDSIGGVLEVIKSIAEQTNLLALNAAIEAARAGEQGRGFAVVADEVRQLASRTQISTSEIQTIIEKLQLGTQQVTRQMQASETAAQDSVQKARAAGEAIVEIERAFSTISKASQQISTTANEQRALAEKASKRTQNAKQLAAGSVAYADDSVRASHQVADMVAKLKIELSQFKAE, encoded by the coding sequence ATGCTCAATCTCAGTGTGCGAACCAAACTTATATTACTGATCTTATTGCCTTTGATAGTCACCTTTACCTTAGCGCTTTTTGCTCAGGCTCAATTGAAGGCGGTTGGCAATGCCAGTCAGCAGATAGCCAAGCAACGGTTGATGCCGCTGTGGCAGCTCAGCCAGCTGTCGCAGATGTATACCAATGGGGTTATCGATACAGCGCACAAAGCCCGTGCGCAGATGCTGTTGTGGTCCGAAGCCGAAATGAAAATTAAGACAAGCCGCACGGATATTCAACGCGCTTGGGCAACCTATTTAGGCAATACATTAAGTGCGGAGGAAACTGACATTTTACGTCGGGCCGAGCCATCGATAAAAACGGCGGATCTAACAATCGCTAAATTGGAACAATTGATCAGCGACCAATCATCCTATGAACTGGGCAACTATATCGATTTAGAGATGTATAGCGGCCTAGAGCCACTGCTTAACAATCTAGACCAACTTATCCTGATTCAAGGCGAGCTAGGGGCGAAAGCCGCAGAAAATGCCTTACTCATGTCCAACCAAGCCAGCGCAACATTTTTTTCCTGGGTTGCCGGCCTTGCTCTCCTCTTACTCATAGCTGGCTTTTGGGTATTCCGCAGTATCAGAAGACCCATGACACAACTACTAACAACTATCACCAAAATAGAAAGGGACAAAGATCTGACGCTACGCACTCACATTGCCGATGGCAATGAGTTTGGCGACATGGGGCGCCGCTTTGATCGCATGATGACGACTATTGGTAGGTTAGTTAATGACATTCAAACAGTAGGCGATCAATTAAGCGGCGCGGCGGGTACGCTTTTAGACACCAATCAAAACAGCGGCCAAAGAATTAATCAGCAACAGCTTGAAATTGATCACGTATCTGAATCGACACAGGCACTCAATGCCTCAGCATCCGTTGTCTTAGAACAAGTTCAAGAAACCGAAACAGCAACAGATGCCGCCGATAAGGTTGCCGGAAAGGGGGCATTTATTATTAAAGACGCGATAACGGCCATCACCGAGCTATCGAATACCGTTACCCTAGCAGCGGCCAGTATTCAAACCCTGCAAGTAGATAGCGATAGCATCGGTGGCGTACTGGAAGTCATCAAATCTATTGCCGAGCAGACCAATCTTTTGGCGTTAAACGCAGCCATTGAGGCCGCACGAGCCGGAGAACAAGGAAGGGGGTTTGCCGTAGTGGCGGATGAGGTTAGGCAGTTAGCGAGTCGCACCCAGATATCCACCAGCGAGATTCAAACCATTATCGAAAAGCTGCAACTGGGCACTCAACAGGTCACACGGCAAATGCAAGCAAGTGAAACGGCGGCACAAGATAGCGTACAAAAGGCACGCGCCGCCGGCGAAGCCATTGTTGAAATTGAGCGCGCCTTTAGCACTATCAGTAAAGCCAGCCAACAGATATCAACCACCGCCAACGAACAAAGAGCACTAGCGGAAAAGGCATCAAAGCGTACGCAAAATGCCAAACAGTTGGCAGCCGGCAGTGTTGCATACGCAGACGACTCAGTTCGAGCCAGTCACCAAGTCGCGGACATGGTGGCTAAGTTAAAAATTGAATTGAGCCAATTTAAAGCTGAATAA
- a CDS encoding sensor histidine kinase produces the protein MQLRTKIIGCGLIACAAGIGLGQWLFSQPWLNGVLGWLALPLSLAVCWIGLAWVTRNLAEGLSALEIGLLNFKDNDFSVNLPVKGDSQIKALAQLFNESADILRKERQYIYQRELLLDKVIQSSPNVMLLLDAEDRIIYANAAARHLFYQSSKMEGLPLQVLLKDVPAELAQALTSKEDVLFSMGEELETWHLSRGRFQLNNQRHNLILLKHMTRELNRQEVAVWKKVIRIVSHELNNSVAPIASMVNSGRMLTRDLNNEKLQLIFDTIEDRTAHLSQFIDNYARFAKLPLPRPSEVDWSRLTEQLAQHYPFTLGAPLPSNVGYFDLVQLEQVLLNLLKNSHESGSPRDAICLTIAEQVRAEVRGFCLHIDDRGSGMSATVLDQALLPFYSTKQSGTGLGLPLCREIVEAHGGHMSLQNRQQGGLRVSVWLPQAPVH, from the coding sequence GTGCAACTCCGAACAAAAATAATTGGATGTGGTCTTATTGCTTGCGCAGCGGGTATCGGACTCGGGCAATGGCTATTCAGTCAGCCCTGGTTGAACGGCGTTTTAGGATGGTTGGCGTTACCGCTGAGTTTAGCTGTGTGCTGGATTGGCCTCGCTTGGGTGACGCGTAATTTGGCCGAAGGTTTGTCTGCGTTAGAGATTGGCCTGCTGAACTTTAAAGACAATGACTTCAGCGTTAACTTACCCGTTAAAGGCGATAGCCAGATAAAGGCACTGGCACAATTGTTCAATGAATCCGCCGATATTTTGCGTAAAGAGCGGCAGTATATTTATCAGCGCGAGCTCCTGCTCGATAAGGTTATTCAAAGCTCTCCCAATGTGATGCTCCTGTTGGACGCCGAAGATCGTATCATTTACGCCAATGCTGCGGCGCGCCATTTGTTTTATCAAAGTAGCAAGATGGAAGGCTTACCGCTTCAAGTACTGCTTAAGGACGTGCCGGCCGAACTGGCGCAGGCGTTGACGAGTAAGGAAGACGTACTCTTTTCCATGGGCGAAGAGTTGGAAACCTGGCATTTAAGCCGTGGCCGTTTTCAGTTAAATAATCAGCGTCACAATCTAATATTACTTAAACATATGACGCGCGAACTAAATCGCCAAGAGGTTGCCGTTTGGAAAAAAGTGATTCGCATTGTCAGCCACGAACTCAATAATTCGGTGGCGCCTATCGCGTCGATGGTTAACTCAGGGCGCATGCTCACCCGCGATTTGAATAATGAAAAATTGCAGTTGATCTTCGACACCATCGAAGATAGAACCGCACACCTAAGCCAGTTTATCGATAACTATGCGCGCTTTGCTAAATTACCCTTGCCGCGGCCCAGCGAAGTTGATTGGAGCCGATTAACGGAGCAGTTAGCTCAACACTACCCCTTTACCTTAGGTGCGCCACTGCCGAGCAACGTGGGTTATTTTGATTTGGTGCAACTCGAGCAGGTCTTGCTTAATTTATTGAAAAACAGCCACGAGTCTGGCTCGCCCCGTGATGCGATCTGTTTAACTATTGCCGAACAGGTGCGGGCCGAGGTGCGTGGCTTCTGCCTGCATATTGACGATCGCGGTAGCGGCATGTCTGCCACCGTGTTAGATCAAGCCCTATTGCCTTTTTATTCCACCAAACAGTCGGGTACGGGTTTAGGTTTGCCATTGTGTCGTGAAATAGTCGAAGCTCATGGCGGCCATATGAGCCTGCAAAATCGCCAGCAGGGTGGACTGCGTGTGAGTGTGTGGCTACCTCAGGCACCTGTGCACTAG
- a CDS encoding sigma-54-dependent transcriptional regulator — translation MDTILVVDDNKAVCSALTLMLELHGYRAISCDNAATALEWVAAQDIDLVIQDMNFTRDTTSGEDGKILFYGLREIQPDIPIILITAWTQLETAVELVKAGAADYMGKPWDDSKLLTSIGNLVALHKMSRANRKLRRVDTERMQAIAGADLCGLVFGSGAMQRCVDLALQLARSDVSVLITGPNGAGKEKIADILHANSPLKNQPFIKVNVGALPMDLMEAELFGAEAGAFTGATKARIGRFEAADGGTLFLDEIGNLPLSGQVKLLRVLQTGEFERLGSHKTRKVKVRVLSATNANLTEAIARGSFREDLYYRLNVVELALPPLAQRPDDILPLASHFIGTTHTIGKPAQRALVNHVWPGNVRELENACKRAVLLASSSELCAADFGVVATGSEANFVSSVEVPSSELESQDATELGHLKDVEITKPELEAALQAHDGVIARVAKAFGMSRQSLYRRMDKLGIERH, via the coding sequence ATGGATACTATTCTCGTCGTCGACGATAACAAAGCGGTCTGCAGTGCACTTACCTTGATGTTAGAGCTGCATGGTTATAGGGCAATAAGTTGCGATAATGCCGCTACCGCGCTCGAATGGGTTGCTGCGCAAGATATTGATTTGGTGATACAAGACATGAATTTCACCCGCGATACCACGTCGGGTGAAGATGGCAAAATTTTGTTTTATGGTTTGCGAGAAATTCAGCCCGATATTCCCATTATTTTGATAACGGCCTGGACCCAATTAGAAACCGCTGTAGAACTGGTTAAAGCCGGTGCCGCAGATTATATGGGTAAGCCCTGGGACGACAGCAAGCTGCTTACCAGTATTGGCAACTTAGTGGCACTGCATAAAATGTCGCGCGCCAACCGCAAGCTTAGGCGCGTGGATACGGAGCGGATGCAAGCGATAGCTGGCGCCGATTTGTGCGGCTTAGTGTTCGGTAGTGGCGCCATGCAGCGCTGTGTTGATTTGGCATTACAGTTAGCGCGCTCGGATGTCTCTGTACTTATTACCGGGCCGAACGGCGCAGGTAAGGAAAAAATTGCCGATATCTTACATGCCAATTCACCGTTAAAGAACCAGCCATTTATTAAGGTTAACGTGGGTGCCTTGCCGATGGATTTGATGGAGGCCGAGTTATTTGGTGCCGAAGCCGGTGCATTTACCGGTGCGACGAAAGCAAGAATCGGCCGTTTCGAAGCGGCTGATGGCGGAACCTTATTTTTAGATGAAATTGGCAATTTACCCCTCTCTGGCCAGGTTAAATTACTGCGGGTTTTACAAACCGGTGAATTTGAACGCTTGGGCAGCCACAAAACCCGCAAAGTTAAGGTGCGGGTATTAAGCGCAACCAATGCCAATTTAACCGAGGCGATTGCGCGGGGTAGTTTTCGAGAAGATCTCTACTATCGGCTCAATGTGGTAGAGCTGGCGTTGCCCCCCTTAGCCCAGCGACCCGATGATATTTTACCTTTGGCATCACACTTTATTGGCACTACACACACGATTGGTAAGCCTGCACAAAGGGCGCTGGTTAACCATGTTTGGCCAGGTAATGTGCGGGAGCTTGAAAATGCGTGTAAACGTGCGGTTTTATTGGCGAGCTCATCTGAATTGTGTGCCGCTGATTTTGGTGTTGTGGCTACTGGCAGTGAGGCTAATTTTGTTTCATCCGTCGAGGTTCCATCATCAGAGCTAGAAAGCCAAGATGCTACCGAGCTTGGCCATCTAAAAGACGTGGAAATAACGAAGCCCGAGCTAGAGGCTGCGTTACAAGCGCACGACGGCGTGATCGCTAGAGTGGCTAAAGCGTTTGGTATGAGTCGGCAGTCACTCTATCGGCGCATGGATAAATTGGGCATTGAGAGACATTGA
- a CDS encoding ABC transporter ATP-binding protein, which produces MLLMKNISKVYKTDLVETHALRDFNLSVNEGEFVAVTGPSGSGKTTFLNIAGLLEGFSLGDYFLDGVNISNLSDNKSAAIRNEKIGFIFQGFNLIPDLNLAENVEVPLRYRGFSSQERKRRMTQALEQVGLAARMQHLPSQLSGGQQQRVAIARALAGEPRFLLADEPTGNLDSLMARQVMELLENINQAGTTIIMVTHDVELARRAQRNIQIVDGQVCDFTMFHQQAAKRAAEPESADAVQA; this is translated from the coding sequence ATGCTACTCATGAAAAACATCAGTAAGGTTTATAAAACGGATCTAGTGGAAACCCATGCCCTTCGGGACTTTAATTTATCGGTTAACGAAGGCGAGTTCGTGGCGGTAACTGGGCCATCGGGCTCGGGTAAAACCACCTTCTTAAACATTGCCGGTTTACTCGAAGGCTTTAGCCTCGGCGACTATTTTCTCGACGGCGTTAACATTTCCAACCTGAGTGATAATAAAAGTGCGGCTATTCGCAATGAAAAAATTGGCTTCATCTTCCAAGGCTTCAACCTCATTCCCGATCTAAATTTAGCGGAAAATGTGGAAGTGCCACTGCGCTACCGGGGTTTTTCCAGCCAAGAGCGCAAGCGCCGCATGACCCAAGCGCTAGAGCAGGTGGGTTTGGCCGCCAGGATGCAACACCTGCCGTCGCAATTGTCCGGCGGTCAGCAGCAGCGCGTGGCCATCGCCAGAGCCTTGGCCGGCGAGCCGCGCTTTTTACTGGCGGATGAACCCACCGGTAACTTAGACAGCTTGATGGCGCGGCAGGTGATGGAGCTGCTGGAAAACATTAATCAGGCAGGTACGACCATCATCATGGTAACGCACGACGTAGAGCTAGCGCGCCGTGCGCAGCGCAATATTCAGATAGTGGATGGCCAAGTGTGTGACTTCACTATGTTCCATCAGCAGGCCGCTAAGCGCGCCGCTGAGCCCGAATCTGCCGACGCTGTACAAGCTTAA